Within the Lentimicrobium sp. L6 genome, the region AATCATCCTGGCTCACTATTATCAAATTCCTGAAATTCAGGATATTGCCGATTATATCGGTGATAGTTTGGGATTGGCTCAAAAAGCTGCAAGCACTGATGCTGAGCTTATTGTATTTGCTGGAGTTCACTTTATGGCTGAAACTGCCAAAATTTTGAATCCAAATAAAATGGTTTTGTTGCCAGATTTGGAAGCCGGATGTTCATTGGCGGATAGTTGCCCTCCAGTGGATTTTAAAAAATTTAGAGATCAATATCCTGATCATATCGTACTTTCTTACATCAATTGTAGTTCAGGAATCAAGGAACTTTCCGATGTGATAGTCACCAGTGGCAACGCTGTTCAAATCGTAGAATCATTCCCCAAAGATCAGAAAATCATATTTGCTCCCGACAAAAATTTGGGAGGATATATTAACAACAAAACGGGTCGTGAAATGGTATTATGGGATGGAACTTGCGAAGTGCATGATATTCTAAGCACTGAGGCCATTATCAAATTAAAGATGGAACATCCAGATGCTGAATTGGTGGCTCATCCTGAATGTGATGGACCAGTATTGGCATTAGCCGATATGATAGGATCTACTACAGCTATGTTGAAATATACCAAAAAATCGAATGCTAAGAAGTTTATTGTAGCTAGTGAAACTGGTATTTTACATCAGATGCAAAAAGATGCTCCAGAAAAAGAATTTATGGTGGTTCCTAAGGATGAGACTTGTAACTGTAACGACTGTCCTTATATGAAATTGAATACTTTAGAGAAATTATACCTCTGTCTTAAAAATGAGACTCCTCAAATTGAACTTCCTGAAGATGTGATGAAAAGAGCTGAAAAACCTATTAATAAGATGTTGGATATAAGTCGTGAGATGGGATTGATTTAATGAGATAATTCGGCAAGAATGTTAAAATGTAAACATAGAAATTTTGTTATTGTTCTGCTCTTTTTTGCTTTTATCTATAGCATATTATCCCTAGTCAATCATTATCATTTCAGAACTTTTGCGCTCGATTTAGGAGCTTATACAAACGCTCTTTATGATTATATGCATTTTCAATTTAACGACAGTAGAGTTTTTAAACCTATTTCAGAGAACCTATTGGCTGATCATTTCGATATTTATTTGATTCTCTTTGCTCCTTTTTCTCTCCTTTTTGGGACCTATACTCTACTTATTATTCAAATACTTTCTATTCTTTTTGGAGGATGGGGCATATATAAATATTTCTCCGATGAGGAATATAAACCCTCCATTGCCATTTCAGCATTGATTTGGTATTTTAGTTTTTTTGGAGTTTTTACTGCTTTAGCTTTCGACTATCATTCTAATGTGGTGGCGGCAACTATAGTTCCTTGGTTTTTTTATGCCATTAAAAAGAGAAAAATAGGATGGAGCTTTATGCTCATGATTTTCATTTTAATCAGTAAAGAAAATATTCCGCTTTGGATGGCTTTTATCTGTTTAGGATTGGTAATTGAATATTGGAAAGATTTTAAAATGAGAAATAGGCTACTGGGATTTTTCCTGTTTAGTGCTTTTTATTTTGTTTTAGTGACTGGCTTCATTATGCCCGCCTTTGCTAATAATAACTCTTATCCACATTTTCATTATTCCTTTTTAGGCACAAATTCCAAAGAAGCCCTAGTCTTCTTGTTGAGCCATCCTCTAGAGAGTATTCAAACCTTATTTGTGAATCATATTGGAGACCCTGATGCCGATTTCATTAAACTTGAATTCCATATTTATTTATTTATTTCTGGATTTTTTCTGCTCTTTAAAAAGCCTCAATATATTTTAATGTTGATTCCTATTTTCTTTCAGAAAATGTTTCACGATAAATATATCATCTGGAGCACCAATGGACAATATAGTATTGAATTTGCAGTGATTATGGTCATTGGAATTTTTATGATTATCAATGAAATCAAGAGTGATAAATGGAGAAAAGTATTACTTTATTCCTTAGTGATTGCCAATTTAGGTATTACTTTTAGAGTGATGGATAATCCCATTGTTCATTTAGGAAGAGCACAAATAAGAATCTATAAAGCGGATCATTATTCCAGAGATTTTAATGTAAAAGTTTTGCACGAACAGTTGAATTATATTCCTGAAAATGCTGTAGTTTCAGCTCAATCACCTTTTTTACCCCATTTGGCTTTAAGAGATTATATTTATCAATTTCCGATGATAGCGGATGCTGAGTATGTAATTTTTTCCTATGAAGAAGACCCCTATCCTCTAGATAAAGATGCTTTTAAAAGGAAAACAGAGGAGCTTTTAAAAGCACAAGTTTGGAGCGTGCAATATGAACAAGGACCTATTCGAATATTGAAAAGAAAGTAGTTCGATTAATATTTACCTTTGAAAGAAAATATCAAGATGAAAAATATACTAATTATTGTTTTTAGTGTTTTTGTAATGAGCACATTTGCTCAAACAGAAACCATTAAATTTCCATCGGAGGATGGTATTGAAATTACAGCTGATCTTTATAAAATAGACGATGCTGCACCTTGGATTATTCTTCATCATCAGGCAGGATTTAGTAGGGGAGAGTATAGAAGTATTGCACCTAAGCTCAATGCATTAGGTTTTAATTGTATAGCTACCGATCAACGTTCTGGTAAAGAAGTAAATGGAGTGATTAATCAAACGCATTTAGCAGCCGAAAAACAAGGCAAAGAAACCAAATACGTAAATGCTATTCCCGATTTAAAAGCCACACTTGAGTATGTAAAATCAGAATTGAAAGCTCAAGACATCATCATTTGGGGTTCTTCCTATTCTTCTGCTTTAACTTTTTATATGGCCAGCCAATATCCTGAAGATATCAAAGCAGTTTTGGCATTTTCTCCTGGAGAATATTTTGAGATTAGTGGTGAAACGATTAGTTCTTTTGCAGCTCAAGTGAAATGCCCAGTGTTTATCACTTCTGCGAAAAATGAAGAGGAGTATTGGCGAGTTATTTACAATGCTGTTCCAGGCGAAAAGTATTTCTATTTACCTCAGGAAGAAGGATTTCATGGGTCTAGAGCTTTATGGTCAGAGAAAGTTGGACATGAATTGGTTTGGAAGGAAGTGGAAGAGTTTTTGAAAAATTGTAAAAAATAATTTAAAACTTTGCTTTTATTGAAAATTGATTTTAGCTATAAAAATACTTACTTTTGTATAAATATTAGAAAATGAATACTATAGATCTAAAAAATATTTTGATACATCAAATTGCTGGTATAGATGATAAATCATTCTTAGCAGCAATAAAAAATATTATTGATTTAAAAACAGATTCAACACTCTATCTTACTAATGTAGAACAGGAATATAAAATTGAACAAGGATTGAAAGAATTGAACATTGGTAATTACATTACTAATGAACAGCTTGAAAAAGATGTTGATCAATGGTTAGAAGAATAATTTGGTCAGCAAGTTCAAAGATTGATTTATTCGAAATTCTGAACTATTATTTTGAAAGAAATGGTAATAAAACCTACAGTAAAAAATTAAATTCTGATATTCGCTCTTCTGTTAAATTATTAAGCTCTTACCCAAAACTTGGAATACAAACCAAAACATCTAATGTAAGAGTTTTAATTGAAGGAAGGTTTGGTATTTTCTATAGGCTTAAAAATCATTCTATTGAGATTATATCTTTGTGGGATTTCCACCAAAATCCTGATAATGTGAAACATAAAAAATAGCTTTCACATATTCCCTTTTTCCCTACTTTTGCCCTTTTAATTTGAAAAACAAAACAAATGAATAAACCTACCCTATTAATTCTCGCAGCAGGAATTGGAAGCCGTTATGGCGGATTAAAACAATTAGATAAAGTTGGCCCTGGTGGCGAAGCCATTATCGATTATAGTATCTACGATGCCATTCAAGCTGGTTTTGGAAAAGTAGTTTTTGTGATACGAAAAAGCATAGAAACCGATTTCCGTGAGTTTATTGGAAATAAATTGGATGGAAAAATAGAAGTAGCATATGTTTTTCAAGAGTTGGATAAACTTCCTGAAGGAATAACACCAAATCCAGATCGTCAGAAACCTTATGGTACCGGACACGCCGTTTTAATGGCTGCTGATGTGATTAAAGAAAATTTTGCAGTAATTAATGCCGATGATTTCTATGGACGTGAAGCCTATGAAACCATTGCTAAATATTTTGGTGAATTAGACCCCAATGCCAATGACAATTGTATGGTGGGTTATAATTTAAAGAATACCTTATCGGATAATGGATATGTGAGTCGTGGACAGTGCAGTAGCGATGAAAATGCTTATTTAATTGATGTGGTGGAAAGAACTCATATTGAAAAGAAAGCCGATGGTATCTTTTTTAAAAATGAGGAAAAAGAGCAAATTAAACTAGATGAAAATACTTTAGTTTCCATGAACTTTTGGGGTTTTACTCCTCAGTTTTTTGGTCAGTTAAATACTCGTTTCACCAAGTTTATACAAAAAAATAAAGACCAGCTCAAAGCAGAATTTTATATCCCTACTGCAGTAAATGAGATGATAGAGGAGGGCATAGCCAAAACTAAAGTCTTAGAATCGGATGCAGCTTGGTTTGGTGTGACTTATCAAGAAGACAGACCAGTGGTGGTGGAGAGTATTCGGGATTTGATAAAAGCAGGAAAATATCCTGAGAGATTGTTTTAAAGTTTGTCACAAAAAATCAATTTTTTCGTTACGCTTGAGCTGATAACAAACATTTACGAAAAGTAAACTTATTGTTTTCAAAGTTACTCACAGTTAAATATTTTACTGTGTTCGTGAGCTCCCTTTGGTCGGTTCACAAGCCTCAAAATGACCTTTTCTGAAAAGCTTAGGCATTTTTTTTAGAATACGTAACACAGCTCTCCTGAGCTGTGCCTTATATTTTGATTATGAATATGTTAAACCCCAGTTCTCCTGAACTGTGTAATTTAGTAGTATTAAAAGGCTTGTAAAAACGGCAGCTCAGGAGAGCCGCGTTAATTCTAGTTATCAGCAAACAGTTTTTGATTAAGGGTAACACAGTTCTCCTGAACTGTGCAATAGATGATGTTATTAGTCTTGTAAAAACGGCAGCTCAGGAGAGCCGCGTTACTTCTAGTTATCAGCAAAAAGTTTTTGATTAGCAGTAACACATTTCTCCCGAACTGTAGAATAGATGGTTTTAATTGGTTTGGAAAAATCGCAGCTCAGGAGAGCCGCGTTACTTCTACTTATCAGCAAACAGTTTTTGATTACTAGTAACACAGTTCTCCTGAACTGTGGAATTAATAGTGTTAGTAGGTATGATAAAACTGTAAATCGTAGAGCTATATTCTTCCTCCCCATTAATAATATTCCATGATTCACATTTAATTATCCATAAATAATTAGATTTGCTCATGGAAAAACAAAAGCTGAAAAACATATATCAAAACTTCACTGCTGATGGTGAGTTCAAAGATTATCAAACTCTGGTTTCAGGACATATTAATGATACTTATCTCATAGAAACAGATTTGAAATCTTATGTACTCCAAAAACTCAATCATCTCGTTTTTCCTAATATTCCAGAGCTGATGAATAATAAAGTGAATGTATCACAACATTTAGCACACAAATGTGATTTTCACCAAAGCCTCCTCCATTTTTATCCTACTTTAAAAAACCAATACTATTATCAAGACGAGGAAGGATTTTACTGGAATATGATGAATTTTATTCCTGATTCTAAGGTCCTTGAAAAAACAGAAAATAAAGAACAGGCTGCTGAAGCGGGATATGCATTTGCAGCATTTATCCGCGCATTAGATGATTTTGATGCCGCTGATCTTTATGAAATCATTCCCGATTTCCATAAAATGTCGTTTAGGTATCAGCAGTTTGACGAAGCTTTGGATGGAGCAGGAGAGGATCGGTACGATGCTGTACCGATGCGTCAGCATAGAATTAAAATAGCTGCAGAGTGGATTCAACAAGTTCTGACTAGTAGAGAAGAAATGCAAAAGCTGCAAAGGCTGCATGAGCAAGGTGAGATTCCATTACGCGTTACTCATAACGATACCAAGCTCAGTAATATACTATTCGATAATAATGATAAAGCTTTAGCAGTGATAGATTGGGATACTTTAATGCCGGGCATCATACACTATGATTTTGGAGATTCGGTTCGTACCATATGTAGTAATAGTACTGAGGATGAAACGGATTTGGATAAAGTGACTTTTAATTTGGAGTATTATAAATCTTACAAAGGGGCTTTTATAAATGAATTAGATGGAATTTTAAGTGAGAAAGAGAAGGACTTGCTAGATCTGGCTCCACCGACCATCACTTTTATTATGGGTTTGAGGTTTCTTACCGATTATTTAAATGGTGATCAATACTATAA harbors:
- the nadA gene encoding quinolinate synthase NadA, which produces MDYISEIAKLKKEKNAIILAHYYQIPEIQDIADYIGDSLGLAQKAASTDAELIVFAGVHFMAETAKILNPNKMVLLPDLEAGCSLADSCPPVDFKKFRDQYPDHIVLSYINCSSGIKELSDVIVTSGNAVQIVESFPKDQKIIFAPDKNLGGYINNKTGREMVLWDGTCEVHDILSTEAIIKLKMEHPDAELVAHPECDGPVLALADMIGSTTAMLKYTKKSNAKKFIVASETGILHQMQKDAPEKEFMVVPKDETCNCNDCPYMKLNTLEKLYLCLKNETPQIELPEDVMKRAEKPINKMLDISREMGLI
- a CDS encoding DUF2079 domain-containing protein; the encoded protein is MLKCKHRNFVIVLLFFAFIYSILSLVNHYHFRTFALDLGAYTNALYDYMHFQFNDSRVFKPISENLLADHFDIYLILFAPFSLLFGTYTLLIIQILSILFGGWGIYKYFSDEEYKPSIAISALIWYFSFFGVFTALAFDYHSNVVAATIVPWFFYAIKKRKIGWSFMLMIFILISKENIPLWMAFICLGLVIEYWKDFKMRNRLLGFFLFSAFYFVLVTGFIMPAFANNNSYPHFHYSFLGTNSKEALVFLLSHPLESIQTLFVNHIGDPDADFIKLEFHIYLFISGFFLLFKKPQYILMLIPIFFQKMFHDKYIIWSTNGQYSIEFAVIMVIGIFMIINEIKSDKWRKVLLYSLVIANLGITFRVMDNPIVHLGRAQIRIYKADHYSRDFNVKVLHEQLNYIPENAVVSAQSPFLPHLALRDYIYQFPMIADAEYVIFSYEEDPYPLDKDAFKRKTEELLKAQVWSVQYEQGPIRILKRK
- a CDS encoding alpha/beta hydrolase, with product MKNILIIVFSVFVMSTFAQTETIKFPSEDGIEITADLYKIDDAAPWIILHHQAGFSRGEYRSIAPKLNALGFNCIATDQRSGKEVNGVINQTHLAAEKQGKETKYVNAIPDLKATLEYVKSELKAQDIIIWGSSYSSALTFYMASQYPEDIKAVLAFSPGEYFEISGETISSFAAQVKCPVFITSAKNEEEYWRVIYNAVPGEKYFYLPQEEGFHGSRALWSEKVGHELVWKEVEEFLKNCKK
- a CDS encoding type II toxin-antitoxin system RelE/ParE family toxin, yielding MVRRIIWSASSKIDLFEILNYYFERNGNKTYSKKLNSDIRSSVKLLSSYPKLGIQTKTSNVRVLIEGRFGIFYRLKNHSIEIISLWDFHQNPDNVKHKK
- a CDS encoding sugar phosphate nucleotidyltransferase → MNKPTLLILAAGIGSRYGGLKQLDKVGPGGEAIIDYSIYDAIQAGFGKVVFVIRKSIETDFREFIGNKLDGKIEVAYVFQELDKLPEGITPNPDRQKPYGTGHAVLMAADVIKENFAVINADDFYGREAYETIAKYFGELDPNANDNCMVGYNLKNTLSDNGYVSRGQCSSDENAYLIDVVERTHIEKKADGIFFKNEEKEQIKLDENTLVSMNFWGFTPQFFGQLNTRFTKFIQKNKDQLKAEFYIPTAVNEMIEEGIAKTKVLESDAAWFGVTYQEDRPVVVESIRDLIKAGKYPERLF
- a CDS encoding aminoglycoside phosphotransferase family protein, with amino-acid sequence MEKQKLKNIYQNFTADGEFKDYQTLVSGHINDTYLIETDLKSYVLQKLNHLVFPNIPELMNNKVNVSQHLAHKCDFHQSLLHFYPTLKNQYYYQDEEGFYWNMMNFIPDSKVLEKTENKEQAAEAGYAFAAFIRALDDFDAADLYEIIPDFHKMSFRYQQFDEALDGAGEDRYDAVPMRQHRIKIAAEWIQQVLTSREEMQKLQRLHEQGEIPLRVTHNDTKLSNILFDNNDKALAVIDWDTLMPGIIHYDFGDSVRTICSNSTEDETDLDKVTFNLEYYKSYKGAFINELDGILSEKEKDLLDLAPPTITFIMGLRFLTDYLNGDQYYKIKYANHNLDRAANQFTLVNRIKKSLAYD